One Anabas testudineus chromosome 15, fAnaTes1.2, whole genome shotgun sequence genomic window carries:
- the ccnj gene encoding cyclin-J codes for MELEDQWWKGQLAADIYQALRYKELKLPSYKGQSPQLNLRRYFADLIAIISNRFRLCPAARHLAVYLLDLFMDRYDVTVQQLHMVSLSCLLLASKFEEREDRVPKLDTLNSLGCMSSMNMVLTKQGLLHMELLLLETFQWNLYLPTAAHFIEYYLSIAVHEGDLHDGWPMTCLEKTKLYMAKYADYFLEVSLQDHVFLRFAPSLVAAACVAASRLILHLSPTWPPRLQRLTSYTWENLVPCAEKLLIAHDSDVKEANKQKCQPPSQQQQQQQGQTAYHSSGQTAAVAQYLHRPSVQYSQQAPQPGLAPNHRPASYLSHSTTSLQAPNGPQHSNNQAITASLDPKSNIPSRAYQVSMHYTCAAPCFDR; via the exons ATGGAGCTAGAGGACCAGTGGTGGAAAGGACAGCTCGCTGCAGATATCTACCAGGCGCTACGGTACAAA GAGCTCAAGTTGCCCTCCTACAAAGGCCAGTCCCCTCAGCTCAACTTGAGACGATACTTTGCAGACCTCATAGCCATCATCAGCAACCGCTTCAGGCTGTGTCCTGCAGCCAGACACCTGGCCGTCTACCTGCTGGACCTCTTCATGGACCGCTATGATGTCACAGTGCAACAGCTCCACATGGTGTCACTCTCCTGCCTTCTTTTGGCCA GTAAATTTGAGGAAAGGGAGGACCGCGTGCCAAAGCTGGACACTCTGAACAGCCTGGGCTGCATGAGCTCCATGAACATGGTCCTGACAAAGCAGGGTTTACTCCACATGGAGCTCCTCCTGCTGGAAACCTTCCAGTGGAACCTGTACCTCCCTACTGCTGCGCATTTCATTGAATATTACCTCTCCATCGCCGTCCATGAGGGAGACCTCCATGATGGCTGGCCTATGACCTGCCTGGAGAAGACCAAACTGTACATGGCCAAGTATGCTGATTATTTCCTGGAGGTTTCCTTGCAGG ATCATGTGTTTTTGCGTTTTGCACCCTCACTGGTGGCTGCTGCGTGTGTGGCCGCCTCCCGCCTCATTCTCCACCTGTCACCTACATGGCCGCCTCGACTGCAGCGCCTCACAAGCTACACGTGGGAAAATCTGGTCCCATGTGCTGAAAAACTACTCAT TGCACATGACAGTGATGTCAAAGAGGCCAACAAGCAGAAGTGCCAGCCGCccagccagcagcagcaacagcagcagggcCAGACAGCGTACCACAGTTCAGGCCAGACAGCCGCTGTGGCCCAGTACCTGCACCGGCCTAGTGTGCAGTACTCCCAGCAGGCTCCGCAGCCAGGCCTGGCCCCTAATCACAGGCCTGCCTCCTACCTAAGCCACTCCACTACCAGCCTGCAGGCTCCTAATGGTCCTCAGCACTCCAACAATCAAGCCATCACTGCCTCACTGGATCCAAAGTCCAACATCCCCAGCAGGGCTTACCAAGTCAGCATGCATTACACCTGTGCTGCTCCATGCTTTGACAGATGA